The sequence AATCTGGTATTCTCCTATCCTCAAACCTGCAACTCTATAACTCCCACTCCATCGTCGTTTGCAAAAGTTTTAATATATTTAGAAAAAAAATAGATGGAGAATAGCACTTCCCGCAGAAATTTTATCAAAACAGCAACTTTAGCAGGTTTTGGAGCATTGGTCTTACCCAATTCTTTATTTGCCTATTCAAATGATTTTAAAACAGACAAAAAAGTTCGTGTAGGCTTTATTGGTGTAGGACTCCGTGGTCAGGAACATGTAAAGCTATTAGCTAAACGTAGTGATGTAGAGATTGTGGCTTTTGCTGATCCGGACAAAAGAATGCTTGCTGCTTCTCAAAAGATATTAAAAGACAACAACAAATCAGCAGCTCAGGAGTTTTCAAACGGAGAATATGATTACCGAAATCTCTTAAAATTGAAAACGATAGATGCTGTAGTTATTGCAACTCCATGGGAATGGCATCTTCCTCAGGGGGTAGAAGCTATGCGTGCTAAAAAAATTGTTGGGATGGAGGTTTCCGGAGCTATAAAGCTTCAGGATTGCTGGGAATTCGTGAAAGTATATGAGGAGACGAAAGTTCCTATTTTCATGATGGAAAACGTGTGCTACCGAAGAGATGTTATGGCTGTTCTGAATATGGTTCGTAAAGGAATGTTTGGGGAATTGGTTCACGGAAGAGGTGGCTATCAGCATGACCTCAGAGGGGTACTTTTCAATGATGGGGTTACTCCTTATAATTCAGGAGCTGAATTTGGAGAAAAAGGCTTCAGTGAAGCTAAATGGAGAACAGAACATTATGTAAAACGCAATGGAGAGCTTTATCCTACTCATGGATTAGGTCCGGTTGCTATGATGATGGATATCAACCGTGGAAACCGCTTAACAAGACTTTCTTCATTCTCTTCCAAATCTGTTGGATTGCATAAATATATTACAGAACATGCAAAAGGTGGTGAAAATCATCCTAATGCCAAAGTAAAATTCAACCAAGGAGATATTGTTACCACACAAATTGCCTGTGAAAATGGAGAAACCATTCTTTTAACTCATGATACCAGCTTACAGAGACCTTATGATCTTGGGTTCCGCGTACAGGGAACAGAGGGATTGTGGCAGGACTTCGGTTGGGGAGACTTCAACCAGGGACACATTTATTTTGAAAAGACAATGAATCACACGCACCGTTGGGACAATACGGAAAAGTGGATGAAAGAATATGACCATCCCATGTGGAAGAGGTTTGAAAGTACCGCTGCTGGAGCAGGACATGGTGGAATGGACTTCTTTGTGATGAATACCTTTATCGAA is a genomic window of Chryseobacterium nakagawai containing:
- a CDS encoding Gfo/Idh/MocA family protein, with amino-acid sequence MENSTSRRNFIKTATLAGFGALVLPNSLFAYSNDFKTDKKVRVGFIGVGLRGQEHVKLLAKRSDVEIVAFADPDKRMLAASQKILKDNNKSAAQEFSNGEYDYRNLLKLKTIDAVVIATPWEWHLPQGVEAMRAKKIVGMEVSGAIKLQDCWEFVKVYEETKVPIFMMENVCYRRDVMAVLNMVRKGMFGELVHGRGGYQHDLRGVLFNDGVTPYNSGAEFGEKGFSEAKWRTEHYVKRNGELYPTHGLGPVAMMMDINRGNRLTRLSSFSSKSVGLHKYITEHAKGGENHPNAKVKFNQGDIVTTQIACENGETILLTHDTSLQRPYDLGFRVQGTEGLWQDFGWGDFNQGHIYFEKTMNHTHRWDNTEKWMKEYDHPMWKRFESTAAGAGHGGMDFFVMNTFIECIKRNIEFPMDVYDLALWYSITPLSEESIAKGGQVVEIPDFTSGKWKTRKPVFGMTDEF